A genome region from Schlesneria paludicola DSM 18645 includes the following:
- a CDS encoding acyclic terpene utilization AtuA family protein — translation MSIAPVKIANAQAFWGDRNDAARELLERVPDLDYLTLDYLAEVSLSILAQQQVRDPSAGFPRDFIEVFGSLVPYWQGGGRCKLITNAGGLDPHACAQACALRNAELGGPPLRIAVVIGDAILDQLQDEEHPDAESLFRHFDTDDSFTEIRPRLITANVYLGAAPIVNALAHGADIVITGRVADPSLTLAACAFHFDWAEDDWDRWAAGTVAGHLIECGTQVTGGISTDWLSLPHPDRIGFPIIEMEEDGTFVVTKPPGTGGRVDLQTVAEQLVYEISDPERYLSPDLTVSFTGLCLQQVGPDRVRVTGARGAPPSPTYKVSATYRDGYRASGMLTIFGRDAVRKARRCGEIVLERMRAAGYVWREALVECLGTGACAGGVLSVPEIDAFKEVVLRISIEAEDRDVVEYFTRQIIPLVTSGPQGTTGYSEGRPRVHPIVRYWPCLIDRRYVTATVDFVELSPDDPITMIELPVDDDSQPVVSETREWPVDVVRLNSPPQILWDLAIARSGDKGGNANIGVVCRNPQDFDRLRVWLTKDRVAKYLAPLGPRLVERFELPNLHGLNFLVHGILTNGLRIDVQGKTLGQLLLEMPLDGDWSAGASHG, via the coding sequence ATGTCGATCGCGCCGGTAAAGATTGCCAACGCCCAGGCGTTCTGGGGAGATCGCAATGATGCGGCCCGCGAGCTTCTCGAACGGGTTCCGGATCTGGACTACTTGACGCTGGATTATCTCGCGGAAGTCTCGCTGTCGATTCTGGCGCAGCAGCAAGTGCGTGATCCGTCTGCTGGGTTTCCTCGCGACTTTATCGAAGTCTTTGGCTCGCTCGTTCCTTACTGGCAGGGTGGAGGTCGATGCAAGCTGATTACGAACGCGGGAGGACTCGATCCTCATGCTTGCGCTCAAGCCTGTGCGCTCCGTAATGCGGAACTTGGGGGACCGCCGCTCCGGATTGCTGTCGTCATTGGGGACGCGATCCTCGATCAACTACAGGACGAAGAGCATCCTGATGCTGAATCCCTGTTTCGTCATTTTGATACGGACGATTCGTTTACGGAGATCCGGCCGCGCTTGATCACTGCCAATGTCTATTTGGGGGCCGCTCCCATTGTGAATGCTTTGGCCCATGGTGCGGATATTGTCATCACCGGCCGCGTGGCCGATCCGTCGCTGACACTTGCGGCCTGCGCATTCCATTTCGACTGGGCCGAAGATGATTGGGATCGCTGGGCAGCCGGGACGGTCGCGGGGCATCTGATTGAATGCGGAACACAAGTGACGGGGGGAATCTCGACCGATTGGTTGTCGTTGCCGCATCCTGACAGGATCGGCTTTCCCATCATTGAGATGGAAGAAGACGGAACTTTCGTCGTCACGAAGCCACCGGGCACGGGGGGGCGAGTTGACTTGCAGACCGTCGCCGAACAACTCGTTTACGAAATCAGCGATCCCGAACGATACTTGAGTCCCGATTTGACCGTTTCCTTTACCGGGCTTTGTCTGCAGCAGGTAGGGCCAGATCGAGTGCGGGTGACGGGAGCACGTGGTGCACCACCCTCTCCGACATACAAAGTCAGCGCCACCTATCGTGACGGCTATCGCGCGTCGGGAATGCTCACGATTTTTGGTCGCGATGCAGTGCGAAAGGCACGCCGCTGTGGCGAAATTGTCCTGGAACGCATGCGCGCCGCGGGATACGTCTGGAGGGAAGCACTGGTGGAATGCCTGGGAACTGGCGCGTGTGCGGGCGGCGTTCTTTCGGTGCCTGAGATCGACGCATTCAAGGAGGTTGTCTTACGAATTTCGATCGAAGCCGAGGATCGCGATGTCGTCGAATACTTCACGCGTCAGATTATTCCGCTCGTGACGTCGGGGCCGCAGGGGACGACCGGCTATTCCGAGGGGCGGCCACGAGTCCATCCGATTGTTCGATACTGGCCGTGCCTGATCGATCGGCGATATGTTACGGCGACGGTGGATTTTGTCGAGCTAAGCCCTGATGATCCGATCACCATGATCGAACTGCCGGTCGACGACGATTCGCAGCCAGTGGTGTCTGAGACGCGGGAGTGGCCCGTCGACGTCGTGCGGCTCAATTCACCGCCTCAAATCCTGTGGGATCTCGCGATCGCACGGAGTGGTGATAAGGGTGGAAATGCCAATATTGGAGTGGTCTGTCGCAACCCGCAAGATTTTGATCGACTTCGAGTTTGGTTGACCAAAGATCGTGTCGCGAAGTACTTGGCCCCTTTAGGGCCACGATTGGTGGAGCGGTTTGAACTGCCCAACTTGCATGGCCTGAACTTTTTAGTCCACGGAATCCTCACGAATGGGTTGCGGATCGACGTTCAGGGGAAGACTCTCGGCCAACTGCTCTTGGAAATGCCACTGGACGGAGATTGGTCAGCAGGAGCTTCTCATGGATGA
- a CDS encoding enoyl-CoA hydratase/isomerase family protein, with translation MDDELIQLERDPTGVVILTLNRGDKRNALNVSLLRQLADAIEDLERDHVSRVVIIRGNGPVFCAGLDLIEANDPAVAEHSAAGINRMLAVIQNSPLIVIAAAHGGAYAGGAGMLAACDLVVGADDLKLGFPEVRRGLVAAMVWGVLTRKVRDGDLRELLLLGEPITADRARQMGLVQWIVPPSELLSRAREIAVGVVTGGPHAVRETKLLLNQDSSSVNFVELQALHERVRMSDEAREGLAAFRERREPHWRSQH, from the coding sequence ATGGATGACGAACTGATTCAGTTGGAGCGTGATCCAACCGGGGTTGTAATCCTGACCTTGAATCGAGGTGACAAGCGAAATGCGCTGAATGTGTCGCTACTGCGTCAGCTGGCGGATGCGATTGAGGATCTTGAACGCGACCACGTCAGTCGTGTCGTGATCATCCGTGGAAATGGGCCCGTGTTTTGTGCCGGGCTCGATTTGATCGAAGCCAATGATCCCGCCGTGGCCGAGCATTCCGCCGCAGGGATCAATCGAATGTTGGCCGTCATTCAAAACTCGCCGCTGATCGTGATTGCAGCGGCCCATGGTGGCGCTTATGCCGGTGGCGCGGGAATGCTCGCTGCATGCGATCTTGTTGTCGGTGCCGATGATCTGAAGCTGGGATTTCCCGAGGTCCGGCGGGGGCTCGTCGCTGCGATGGTCTGGGGCGTTCTCACCCGGAAGGTACGGGATGGCGACCTGCGCGAACTGCTACTTCTTGGAGAACCGATCACGGCCGACCGCGCGCGACAGATGGGGCTCGTACAATGGATTGTGCCGCCGTCAGAGTTGCTATCGCGGGCTCGCGAAATTGCGGTCGGAGTGGTGACAGGGGGACCGCACGCGGTACGCGAAACAAAGCTGCTACTGAATCAAGACTCAAGTTCCGTCAATTTTGTCGAACTGCAGGCCCTGCACGAACGCGTGCGTATGAGCGACGAAGCCCGCGAGGGTTTGGCCGCTTTCCGTGAACGGCGCGAACCGCATTGGCGCTCGCAACACTGA
- a CDS encoding AMP-binding protein, which translates to MDPCSMPWVDGLTIGRVLRKTAERFPDQTAIVFPRRQYDITWEIFDHAVDRVAKSLLAIGFQHGDHFGVWAANCPEWLLLQFATARIGVVLVNINPGYQPTELRYAIGQSQIRGLALLDHFKATDCLQMLEQAIPSLPTCQPGQRAHDEFPQLQWLISLTDKTTNGVLSWTEFMQYGNSISNQQLHQREHGLDPHDPINIQYTSGTTALPKGATLSHRNILLNAFYAGANQGLTDTDCLCVPVPLYHCFGCVLASLCAAAYGCAMIYPSETFDAGAVLDAIETYQCTAVYGVPTMFIALLEHPDYPQRRLTSLRTGIMAGSPCPITLMKRVTGEMGAKEMTVGYGETEAAPLLTQTGIYDPLEIRVGTVGRPLPGVEVKIVNPETGEDLGNEQPGEVCGRGHGVMIGYYRDPERTAEAIDGDGWLHTGDLGLREPNGCYRITGRLKDMIIRGGENIYPREIEEYLYRHPAVEEVQIVGVPDLKYGEAVLAWIKLRAGHTVTAKEIQTYCRSGLAHFKTPSHVSFVTSFPTTVTGKIQKFKIREIAINELGLSEVAKIETA; encoded by the coding sequence ATGGATCCATGTTCGATGCCCTGGGTCGATGGACTGACGATTGGCCGGGTCCTGCGGAAAACGGCCGAACGATTTCCCGATCAAACGGCGATTGTGTTTCCACGTCGCCAATATGACATCACTTGGGAAATCTTCGATCATGCCGTTGATCGTGTGGCCAAATCGCTGCTGGCGATCGGATTTCAGCACGGAGATCATTTCGGTGTCTGGGCGGCCAACTGCCCCGAATGGCTGTTGCTGCAGTTTGCGACGGCTCGGATCGGTGTGGTTCTCGTCAATATTAACCCAGGCTATCAGCCCACGGAATTGCGCTATGCAATCGGTCAGTCACAGATTCGCGGTCTGGCACTACTTGATCATTTCAAGGCAACAGATTGCCTGCAGATGCTCGAACAGGCGATCCCTTCGCTGCCCACGTGTCAGCCGGGCCAGCGCGCCCATGACGAGTTCCCCCAGTTACAGTGGCTGATCTCACTGACCGACAAAACCACCAACGGTGTCCTGTCATGGACCGAGTTCATGCAGTACGGCAATTCCATTAGCAATCAGCAACTTCACCAGCGAGAGCACGGTCTCGACCCGCACGATCCAATCAATATCCAATACACCTCGGGCACAACCGCGCTTCCCAAGGGCGCCACACTGTCGCATCGAAATATCTTGCTAAATGCGTTCTACGCGGGTGCCAATCAGGGTCTGACAGACACCGATTGCCTGTGTGTTCCAGTTCCCCTGTACCACTGTTTCGGCTGCGTGCTTGCCTCATTGTGTGCGGCAGCCTACGGCTGCGCGATGATCTATCCGTCGGAAACGTTCGATGCGGGCGCGGTGCTTGACGCAATCGAGACCTATCAATGCACGGCGGTGTACGGCGTACCAACGATGTTCATCGCGTTGCTCGAACATCCAGACTATCCCCAGCGCCGGCTGACATCGCTGCGAACGGGCATCATGGCCGGCAGCCCATGCCCGATCACACTGATGAAACGCGTGACTGGTGAAATGGGTGCGAAAGAAATGACGGTTGGCTATGGCGAAACAGAAGCCGCCCCGCTGCTGACGCAAACCGGAATTTACGATCCGTTGGAAATACGCGTCGGTACGGTCGGGCGTCCACTTCCCGGCGTGGAAGTCAAAATTGTGAACCCTGAAACGGGCGAGGACCTGGGCAATGAGCAACCAGGTGAGGTGTGCGGAAGGGGCCATGGCGTGATGATTGGTTATTACCGCGATCCCGAACGGACAGCCGAAGCGATCGACGGCGATGGCTGGCTGCACACCGGCGATCTCGGGCTGCGCGAACCGAATGGCTGCTATCGAATTACCGGACGCCTGAAAGACATGATCATCCGTGGCGGTGAAAACATCTACCCGCGCGAAATTGAAGAGTATCTGTATCGACATCCCGCGGTCGAGGAAGTTCAAATCGTGGGAGTGCCCGACCTGAAATATGGCGAGGCGGTCCTCGCCTGGATCAAGTTGCGAGCAGGACACACCGTAACCGCAAAAGAGATTCAAACCTACTGCCGCTCGGGGCTCGCGCACTTCAAGACCCCAAGCCATGTCAGTTTTGTCACCAGCTTTCCCACCACGGTCACCGGGAAAATCCAAAAATTCAAGATCCGCGAAATCGCGATCAATGAACTTGGACTATCGGAAGTGGCCAAAATCGAAACGGCATAG
- a CDS encoding DUF5658 family protein: protein MTSSDSEFMTSHKGLRPWAGLLWFPQETLILWIVSGLDVTMTLHLLWRGDIQFVESNPFAGYFLDHWGVTGMAGFKAAMTLLVSVIVQVVAYRDPVLARRVLSIGTVIIVFVVIYSVWLHFSHVEVDVALKGMPWAGRSKEQVCELAVWLLDGIDS from the coding sequence GTGACGAGTTCCGATTCCGAATTCATGACCTCCCACAAAGGTCTTCGGCCTTGGGCGGGACTGTTATGGTTTCCACAAGAGACGCTGATTTTGTGGATCGTGAGCGGGCTCGATGTAACGATGACGCTGCATTTGTTGTGGCGCGGCGATATCCAGTTTGTCGAATCCAATCCCTTCGCGGGGTACTTCCTGGATCATTGGGGCGTGACCGGCATGGCTGGCTTCAAAGCTGCGATGACCTTGCTGGTGAGTGTGATCGTTCAGGTTGTGGCGTATCGCGATCCGGTGCTGGCCCGACGTGTTTTGTCGATTGGAACCGTGATCATCGTGTTTGTCGTCATTTACAGTGTCTGGCTTCATTTCAGTCACGTCGAAGTCGATGTCGCGCTGAAGGGGATGCCATGGGCTGGTCGATCAAAGGAACAGGTTTGTGAATTGGCCGTCTGGCTGTTGGACGGCATAGACTCGTGA
- a CDS encoding sigma-70 family RNA polymerase sigma factor, whose product MSEQICSRPARKPDHQNSTSPPRRSRSRQPIRGSAKLIETTRHLMERTIEFIPHPNFDRSDCAEYVESLLNETSDAPHDDAPATAGIAFVTGLVSAARLTVQEERYWFTKMNFLKFRAEQHRRLLDLRHPDQQRVDGIQADLWESQQIRNRIVQANLRLIVALAKKLSHSLETMSELISEGTTPLIRAVELFDVHLGNRFSTYATWAARNQMLRWLKRNRSALEGASRKESPSLESLPDKRPIADAAESERPTSAETVNRLMSTLSERERTIVAARFGLDGQPHSQSLAEIAKQMDLSKERVRQIALASLEKLREYAVNQEGDIVI is encoded by the coding sequence ATGAGTGAACAGATTTGCTCCCGCCCCGCACGGAAACCGGATCACCAGAACTCCACATCGCCCCCGCGTCGATCGAGAAGTCGACAACCGATTCGCGGATCGGCCAAGTTAATCGAGACGACACGGCATTTGATGGAACGAACGATCGAGTTCATTCCACATCCCAATTTTGACAGATCGGATTGTGCCGAATATGTGGAATCACTTCTTAACGAAACCTCTGATGCCCCTCACGATGACGCGCCGGCCACAGCGGGAATCGCATTCGTCACGGGCCTGGTGAGCGCTGCGCGCTTAACCGTCCAAGAGGAGCGGTACTGGTTCACGAAGATGAATTTTCTAAAATTTCGCGCCGAACAACATCGACGATTGCTCGATCTGCGCCACCCCGATCAGCAACGGGTCGACGGGATTCAAGCGGATTTGTGGGAATCACAGCAGATTCGAAATCGGATCGTTCAGGCCAATCTGCGTTTGATCGTCGCGCTGGCCAAGAAGCTGTCACATTCGCTGGAAACGATGTCTGAACTGATCAGCGAGGGAACAACACCATTGATTCGAGCGGTCGAGCTTTTCGATGTCCATTTGGGGAACCGGTTCAGCACTTACGCAACCTGGGCTGCTCGAAATCAGATGCTGCGGTGGTTGAAACGCAATCGTTCGGCGCTTGAGGGAGCATCAAGGAAAGAGTCTCCTTCATTGGAGAGTCTTCCCGATAAGCGTCCGATCGCAGACGCTGCAGAATCGGAACGGCCAACGAGCGCCGAAACAGTCAATCGCCTGATGTCGACGCTCTCCGAGCGCGAGCGGACGATTGTGGCAGCACGTTTTGGTCTGGATGGCCAGCCCCATAGCCAAAGCCTCGCCGAAATCGCCAAGCAAATGGACTTGAGTAAGGAACGCGTTCGCCAGATTGCACTCGCGTCGTTGGAAAAACTACGAGAGTACGCGGTCAATCAGGAAGGGGATATCGTGATCTGA
- a CDS encoding MBL fold metallo-hydrolase translates to MLQRREVFPNVIEMNYQFRQRLGCSVYLVHDAGEWLLIDIGFEDVVEEIIDMIRQMDFSLANCKYLIATHADVDHIQGMKRLKELLPSATTLGHPECQQLLAAGDRIVTYAEIAAQGISIDLPIIKIEETINEGDKIKLGNLSLDVWNTPGHTPSQLSFRLGDLLFSGDNIYRDGGVGNIDAHHGSDIPAFIQSLERIRDSDVKWLLPSHGPIFRKNNALLQKTIDRLTEYQHMADFGTCAVDWPLLDEWEAELVRGFDPDKA, encoded by the coding sequence ATGCTCCAACGCCGCGAAGTGTTCCCCAATGTGATCGAGATGAATTATCAGTTCCGGCAGCGGCTGGGATGTTCCGTCTACCTCGTTCACGATGCGGGTGAGTGGCTGCTGATTGACATCGGCTTCGAAGATGTCGTCGAAGAAATCATTGACATGATCCGTCAGATGGATTTTTCGCTCGCGAACTGCAAGTACTTGATTGCAACGCACGCCGACGTCGACCACATCCAAGGGATGAAGCGTTTGAAAGAGCTGTTGCCCAGCGCCACCACACTGGGCCACCCGGAATGTCAGCAACTGCTCGCCGCTGGTGACCGGATCGTGACGTATGCCGAAATCGCGGCACAAGGGATTTCCATCGATCTTCCGATCATCAAAATTGAGGAAACGATCAACGAAGGTGACAAGATCAAGCTGGGAAACTTGTCCCTTGATGTCTGGAACACTCCCGGCCACACACCAAGTCAGTTGTCATTTCGGTTAGGTGACCTGTTGTTCTCTGGCGACAACATCTATCGCGATGGCGGCGTCGGAAACATTGACGCCCATCATGGATCGGACATTCCTGCGTTCATTCAATCGCTCGAACGGATCCGCGACTCGGATGTGAAATGGTTGCTACCCAGCCATGGCCCGATCTTCCGCAAAAACAACGCGCTTCTGCAGAAGACCATCGATCGCCTGACTGAATATCAACATATGGCAGACTTCGGCACCTGTGCCGTTGACTGGCCGCTGCTGGACGAATGGGAAGCGGAACTCGTCCGCGGATTCGATCCGGACAAAGCGTGA
- a CDS encoding carbon storage regulator, producing MLVLTRKREESIRIGNDIVIKVTQIHQGKVKLGIEAPAHVRILRAELTEFEQAPAPVGVGERATDSAERCEPADSIQEDESEVEYGHQYVLEVEDVMMCVGAH from the coding sequence ATGCTGGTACTGACACGTAAGCGAGAAGAGTCGATCCGAATTGGCAATGATATCGTGATCAAGGTGACGCAAATCCATCAGGGAAAAGTCAAACTGGGAATTGAAGCCCCGGCGCACGTGCGGATCCTGCGTGCTGAACTGACAGAGTTCGAACAGGCTCCCGCGCCGGTGGGGGTCGGTGAGCGAGCGACGGATTCGGCAGAACGGTGTGAGCCTGCGGACTCAATCCAGGAGGACGAAAGTGAAGTCGAGTACGGACACCAATACGTGCTGGAAGTTGAGGATGTCATGATGTGCGTCGGAGCCCATTGA
- a CDS encoding acyl-CoA dehydrogenase family protein: MTASETSATALREQQMKQAEELLASLPQRSGVAKGLFRGEFVADWIFPYPQLSSDEQRRTSAALTELRAFCDAELDPAQIDRDADIPRKVIDGLAHLGVLGMTAPESLGGRGFTQLAYCRILEEIGGRCSSTSIFVNAHHSIGMRALLLFGSPEQQKQWLPDLIAGRKLAAFALTEVEAGSDAANVQTTATPTVDGTGYVINGQKRYISNAAIADVLTVMARTPHPSGTGTAVTAFLVSPDMPGFRIIEPRMSKLGIRGTATGRLAFENMIVPRENVLGPAGKGLKVALTVLDFGRTTFGACCTGAAKTCVRLAIDHARNRRQFDRRLADFELVQQKLARMAAWTYGIDAMTTVTAGLIDRGLEDYMLETAMLKVYSTERVWTIVNDAFQIHGGAAYFTDKPLERMLRDARINQIGEGANEVLLSFLALAGMREPGMALKGTWDAMKSPSQAPSAIVNFARKFLHLRWSTPEVPVRAPSLQAAALRIGQLVGRLGIVTQQTLMRHRENVLDRQLEQERIAWAAMEILASLCVLSRRDAELAGNIPDDPTYEALSKLFLDESAANASRQLSLVGHSHDDLIRNAAKAVLTERKSS, encoded by the coding sequence ATGACTGCATCTGAAACCTCAGCAACGGCATTGCGCGAACAGCAGATGAAGCAAGCGGAAGAACTGCTTGCAAGTCTTCCGCAACGTTCCGGTGTGGCGAAGGGGCTGTTTCGAGGCGAGTTTGTCGCAGATTGGATTTTTCCGTATCCGCAGCTCTCGAGTGACGAGCAGCGGCGGACGTCGGCAGCGCTGACCGAACTCAGGGCGTTCTGTGATGCCGAACTTGATCCCGCTCAGATCGATCGTGATGCCGACATTCCTCGCAAGGTTATCGACGGATTGGCGCATCTGGGCGTGTTAGGGATGACGGCTCCGGAATCGCTCGGCGGACGGGGTTTTACGCAACTGGCCTATTGTCGAATTCTGGAAGAAATTGGCGGCCGATGCAGCTCAACCTCGATTTTCGTCAACGCGCATCATTCGATCGGGATGCGAGCCCTGCTCTTATTTGGATCGCCCGAGCAGCAGAAGCAGTGGCTGCCCGACTTGATTGCGGGACGCAAGCTGGCCGCGTTCGCGTTGACGGAGGTGGAAGCTGGCTCTGATGCGGCGAACGTCCAAACCACTGCGACGCCGACGGTCGATGGAACTGGTTACGTCATCAATGGTCAGAAGCGTTACATCAGCAATGCTGCGATCGCCGATGTTCTGACGGTCATGGCACGAACTCCTCATCCCAGTGGGACGGGAACCGCCGTGACCGCATTTCTCGTCTCACCAGACATGCCGGGATTTCGAATTATTGAACCGCGGATGTCTAAGTTGGGAATTCGAGGGACGGCGACCGGGCGGCTGGCTTTCGAAAATATGATCGTCCCGCGCGAGAATGTCTTGGGACCGGCGGGCAAAGGGCTGAAAGTGGCGCTAACGGTTTTGGATTTCGGTCGCACGACGTTTGGTGCGTGTTGTACTGGAGCGGCGAAAACGTGTGTGCGTCTGGCGATCGACCATGCGCGGAACCGCCGACAGTTTGACCGACGTCTTGCCGATTTCGAATTGGTTCAGCAGAAACTCGCGCGGATGGCGGCATGGACGTATGGCATTGACGCGATGACCACGGTAACGGCGGGGCTGATCGATCGCGGTCTGGAAGATTATATGCTGGAAACGGCGATGTTGAAGGTCTACAGCACCGAGCGAGTGTGGACGATCGTGAATGATGCCTTCCAGATTCATGGCGGAGCGGCCTATTTCACCGACAAGCCGCTCGAGCGAATGCTTCGCGACGCACGGATTAATCAAATCGGTGAAGGCGCGAATGAGGTCTTGCTCTCATTTCTTGCGTTGGCGGGCATGCGTGAACCGGGGATGGCGCTGAAAGGAACCTGGGATGCAATGAAGTCACCTTCACAGGCTCCTTCAGCGATTGTCAATTTCGCACGCAAGTTCTTGCACTTACGGTGGTCGACACCCGAAGTGCCGGTCCGCGCGCCCAGCTTGCAAGCGGCGGCATTGCGAATTGGTCAGCTGGTGGGGCGATTGGGAATTGTGACTCAACAGACGCTCATGCGGCATCGCGAGAACGTGCTCGATCGTCAATTGGAACAGGAACGGATTGCGTGGGCGGCCATGGAGATTCTCGCGTCGCTGTGCGTGCTCAGCCGCCGCGATGCGGAACTCGCCGGGAATATTCCCGATGATCCGACTTATGAAGCGTTATCAAAATTGTTTCTGGACGAATCTGCCGCCAATGCCAGTCGGCAACTGTCGCTGGTGGGGCACTCGCACGACGATCTGATTCGGAATGCGGCGAAGGCCGTCTTGACGGAACGAAAATCGAGTTGA
- the nadC gene encoding carboxylating nicotinate-nucleotide diphosphorylase has product MAAAKLVDLALAEDLSIAGDLTCAALIRPDQTATVQVVARRDGVLAGSPIGRMVFEKLDPTVRWGAKRADGETVAPGTVIADVSGPLSSLLIGERTMLNFMTHLSGIATITRRFVDAVAGTRAKVLDTRKTLPGWRLLEKYAVRCGGGTNHRMGLYDGILIKDNHLAAWTESASIAEAVRVARASVAGKVGIEVEVDTLQQLEDALGGAPDIVLLDNMNADTLRQAVSIRNRLAPKVQLEASGGITLETVSGLARTGVERISVGALTHSAPALDLAFDWSSSTAT; this is encoded by the coding sequence ATGGCCGCTGCGAAACTTGTCGATTTGGCTTTGGCTGAAGATCTGTCGATCGCAGGCGATTTGACCTGTGCGGCGCTCATTCGTCCAGATCAGACGGCGACGGTGCAAGTCGTCGCCCGTCGCGATGGCGTTCTGGCCGGATCGCCGATCGGCCGCATGGTGTTCGAGAAGCTTGACCCAACGGTCCGTTGGGGGGCGAAACGAGCTGACGGCGAGACAGTTGCTCCGGGAACGGTGATTGCCGATGTCTCAGGGCCGTTAAGCTCGCTCTTGATTGGCGAGCGAACGATGCTGAATTTCATGACGCATCTGAGCGGGATTGCGACCATCACGCGTCGATTCGTTGACGCTGTCGCGGGGACCAGGGCCAAAGTGTTGGACACCCGAAAGACACTGCCTGGTTGGCGACTTCTCGAGAAGTATGCCGTTCGCTGCGGCGGCGGTACCAACCACCGCATGGGGCTTTATGACGGTATCTTGATTAAAGACAACCATCTGGCGGCCTGGACTGAATCCGCCAGCATTGCCGAGGCGGTACGGGTGGCCCGCGCGAGTGTGGCGGGAAAGGTTGGGATTGAAGTTGAGGTCGATACGCTGCAGCAGCTTGAAGACGCCTTGGGCGGGGCTCCTGATATCGTGCTGTTGGACAACATGAACGCCGACACCCTGCGCCAGGCCGTCTCGATTCGCAATCGACTGGCCCCCAAGGTCCAGCTTGAAGCGTCAGGCGGTATCACACTCGAGACGGTGAGCGGCTTGGCCCGGACCGGCGTGGAACGCATCAGTGTTGGCGCGCTCACGCACTCGGCACCCGCTCTTGATCTTGCTTTTGACTGGTCCTCGTCGACCGCAACGTAG